A region from the Cryptosporangium arvum DSM 44712 genome encodes:
- a CDS encoding ABC transporter substrate-binding protein has translation MGRRTLPLLALVCSVSLALAGCGGGSTGTGDSGGTIKIGTLHPLTGPFAGDGQQMENGVKLAIEDINKAGGIKALDGRKLELAGGDTQGKPDVGQSEAQRLVTEGVTALVGTYQSAVSANVAPLAERNKVPFVIDISGDDGILSHGYEYAFRMQPRNSVFGTAGAKYLQEISKAAGKPLTKVAYLHESTAFGTGVFKAFKAEAEKAGITVDPEISYDAASVSDLTTQITQVKASGAQALVVTGYYKDGVLAAKAVSTVKPTLDAVYGIANGAFDQPQFPTDAGAASAGYFDVNYHLNDKSPEATKFAQAYQAKYGQPPRTGAALAYDSVRVIAAALERSKSVDGSKLRDAITDTDLTPLTLNDGPIKFDDKGENSTALPALTQVVEAKPTVVYPAEFATAKVTYPAAPGA, from the coding sequence ATGGGTAGGCGGACTCTTCCGTTACTGGCGCTGGTGTGTTCCGTCTCGCTCGCTCTGGCCGGGTGTGGTGGCGGGTCGACCGGAACCGGCGACTCCGGCGGCACGATCAAGATCGGCACCCTCCACCCGCTCACCGGCCCGTTCGCGGGCGACGGCCAGCAGATGGAGAACGGCGTCAAGCTGGCGATCGAGGACATCAACAAGGCCGGCGGGATCAAGGCGCTCGACGGACGCAAGCTCGAGCTGGCCGGCGGTGACACGCAGGGCAAGCCCGACGTCGGGCAGAGCGAGGCCCAGCGCCTGGTCACCGAGGGCGTCACCGCGCTGGTGGGCACCTACCAGAGCGCGGTGAGCGCGAATGTCGCCCCGCTCGCCGAGCGGAACAAGGTGCCGTTCGTCATCGACATCTCCGGCGACGACGGGATCCTCTCGCACGGCTACGAGTACGCGTTCCGGATGCAGCCGCGCAACAGCGTCTTCGGTACCGCCGGGGCGAAGTACCTGCAGGAGATCTCGAAGGCGGCCGGCAAGCCGCTCACCAAGGTCGCCTACCTGCACGAGAGCACCGCGTTCGGCACCGGCGTCTTCAAGGCGTTCAAGGCCGAGGCCGAGAAGGCCGGCATCACCGTCGACCCGGAGATCAGCTACGACGCGGCCAGCGTCTCCGACCTGACGACGCAGATCACGCAGGTCAAGGCGTCGGGCGCCCAGGCGCTCGTGGTCACCGGCTACTACAAGGACGGGGTGCTCGCGGCGAAGGCGGTGTCGACCGTCAAGCCGACGCTCGACGCGGTGTACGGCATCGCGAACGGCGCCTTCGACCAGCCGCAGTTCCCGACCGACGCCGGTGCGGCCTCGGCCGGCTACTTCGACGTCAACTACCACCTCAACGACAAGAGCCCCGAGGCGACGAAGTTCGCCCAGGCCTACCAGGCGAAGTACGGGCAGCCGCCGCGCACGGGCGCCGCGCTGGCCTACGACTCGGTGCGGGTGATCGCCGCGGCGCTGGAGCGCTCGAAGTCGGTCGACGGGTCGAAGCTGCGGGACGCGATCACCGACACCGACCTCACGCCGCTGACGCTCAACGACGGCCCGATCAAGTTCGACGACAAGGGTGAGAACTCGACCGCGCTGCCGGCGCTCACCCAGGTGGTCGAGGCCAAGCCGACCGTCGTCTACCCGGCGGAGTTCGCGACCGCGAAGGTCACGTACCCGGCCGCCCCCGGCGCATGA
- a CDS encoding branched-chain amino acid ABC transporter permease, giving the protein MSTAEALTARWRSVPAAPAVAVGLVFVLIAAALLKSGSGTITGQAVLTGLVNGGVYSLLAMGLTLIFGVLDIVNFAHGAFLAVALFTTYQFVATTGANPYVALPIAIAALFALGALAQWALLNHTMGRPLESQLLLTLGLSLLVSNLLLLAFGGDPLSVAVAGDHGINVLGAVANQTRLVAFGGALVLAAGLYLLLGRTRLGRAIRAVAASRQGAGLVGIDVRKIYVLTFGLGTACAGAAGMLIAPFTTITPTAGDQFNILAFVVVVMGGLGNVAGALISGIIVGLVEQLGGVLLTGQSPLFGVFLVFILILVARPQGLFGARQ; this is encoded by the coding sequence ATGAGTACGGCCGAAGCCCTCACCGCGCGGTGGCGGTCGGTTCCGGCCGCCCCTGCGGTCGCGGTCGGGCTGGTGTTCGTGTTGATCGCGGCCGCGCTGCTCAAGTCCGGCAGCGGCACGATCACCGGGCAGGCCGTGCTCACCGGGCTGGTCAACGGCGGGGTGTACAGCCTGCTCGCGATGGGGCTGACGCTGATCTTCGGCGTCCTCGACATCGTCAACTTCGCGCACGGCGCGTTCCTCGCGGTCGCGCTGTTCACCACGTACCAGTTCGTGGCGACCACCGGAGCCAACCCGTACGTCGCGCTGCCGATCGCGATCGCGGCGCTGTTCGCGCTCGGCGCGCTGGCGCAGTGGGCGCTGCTCAACCACACGATGGGCCGGCCACTGGAGAGTCAGCTCCTGCTGACGCTCGGCCTGTCGCTGCTGGTGTCGAACCTGCTGCTGCTGGCGTTCGGCGGTGATCCGCTGTCGGTCGCGGTGGCCGGCGACCACGGCATCAACGTGCTCGGGGCAGTGGCGAACCAGACGCGCCTGGTCGCGTTCGGCGGCGCCCTGGTGCTGGCGGCCGGTCTCTACCTGCTGCTCGGACGCACCCGCCTGGGCCGCGCGATCCGGGCCGTTGCGGCCAGTCGGCAGGGCGCCGGGCTGGTCGGCATCGACGTACGGAAGATCTACGTGCTGACGTTCGGCCTCGGCACCGCGTGCGCCGGCGCGGCGGGCATGCTGATCGCGCCGTTCACCACGATCACCCCCACCGCCGGCGACCAGTTCAACATCCTCGCGTTCGTGGTCGTCGTGATGGGCGGCCTCGGCAACGTCGCGGGCGCGCTGATCAGCGGCATCATCGTGGGCCTGGTCGAGCAGCTGGGCGGCGTCCTGCTCACCGGGCAGAGCCCGCTGTTCGGCGTATTCCTGGTGTTCATCCTGATCCTGGTGGCCCGGCCGCAGGGCCTGTTCGGGGCACGACAATGA
- a CDS encoding branched-chain amino acid ABC transporter permease, translating into MTAPDAGEHEGTVRRRPSRARGTLGVLAVVTVVAATMPFVLPESQQAVAIRVLIFALMATGWNLMSGYGGMFSFGNAAYFGVGAYADVVLLVGFDVSPWIAMLAGAALAAALAVGTGYVAFRYKVRGAYFALATFAIAEMLRLLATDTTWVNGTIGYHVPLLQEESWWKFQFEANAPEYFWIGLALVVVAFLAVFFYLRSKAGRYAVAIRDDEDAAAALGIPVMRYKLTTMALAAAITAVAGAFYAQYYMFVDPDIVLGQAQSIQAIVPAVVGGVGTLWGPVIGAVIVGPLSTVTATLLREPPEALSFLAGRGGLDVVLYAVLVIVIVLALPKGLYGTIRQLVIDRWRSR; encoded by the coding sequence GTGACGGCTCCCGACGCGGGGGAGCACGAGGGCACGGTCCGCCGTCGCCCGAGCCGGGCGAGGGGCACGCTCGGGGTGCTCGCGGTGGTCACCGTCGTCGCCGCCACGATGCCGTTCGTGCTGCCGGAGTCGCAGCAGGCGGTCGCGATCCGCGTGCTGATCTTCGCGTTGATGGCCACCGGCTGGAACCTGATGAGCGGGTACGGCGGCATGTTCAGCTTCGGCAACGCGGCCTACTTCGGCGTCGGTGCCTACGCCGACGTGGTGCTGCTCGTCGGGTTCGACGTGTCGCCGTGGATCGCGATGCTGGCCGGCGCCGCCCTGGCCGCCGCCCTGGCCGTGGGTACGGGCTACGTCGCGTTCCGGTACAAGGTGCGCGGCGCGTACTTCGCGTTGGCGACCTTCGCGATCGCGGAGATGCTCCGCCTGCTGGCCACCGACACCACCTGGGTGAACGGCACGATCGGCTACCACGTGCCGCTCCTCCAGGAGGAGTCCTGGTGGAAGTTCCAGTTCGAGGCCAACGCGCCGGAGTACTTCTGGATCGGCCTGGCTCTCGTCGTCGTCGCCTTCCTGGCCGTGTTCTTCTACCTGCGGTCGAAGGCCGGTCGCTACGCGGTGGCGATCCGCGACGACGAGGACGCGGCCGCCGCGCTCGGCATCCCGGTGATGCGCTACAAGCTCACGACGATGGCGCTGGCCGCGGCGATCACCGCGGTGGCCGGGGCCTTCTACGCGCAGTACTACATGTTCGTGGACCCCGACATCGTGCTCGGGCAGGCGCAGTCGATCCAGGCGATCGTGCCCGCCGTGGTCGGTGGCGTCGGGACGCTCTGGGGTCCGGTCATCGGCGCCGTCATCGTCGGCCCGTTGTCCACGGTGACGGCCACGCTGCTGCGGGAGCCCCCCGAGGCGCTGTCGTTCCTGGCCGGCCGGGGCGGGCTGGACGTCGTCCTGTACGCCGTGCTGGTGATCGTGATCGTGCTGGCGCTCCCGAAGGGCCTGTACGGAACGATCCGCCAGCTCGTGATCGATCGGTGGCGGTCGCGGTGA
- a CDS encoding ABC transporter ATP-binding protein — protein sequence MSSVLTVKGLSKSFRGIAALSDVDIDVTEGTVLGIIGPNGAGKTTFFNVVAGAFKPDTGSVTLDGKDITGFPAHKVARAGMTRTFQLMRPFATLSVLENVAIAASVGGGSQRAARRRAEEVVASVGMDEWADTVAGTLHTAALKRLELARAIATRPRVLLLDEVLAGLVPTERQPVLDLLASLRDEQGLSLVFVEHIMAAVMRLSDSVVVFDRGRVIARGAPAEVVDDPAVVEAYLGTAPSTGETTDE from the coding sequence GTGAGCTCTGTGCTGACGGTGAAGGGCCTGAGCAAGTCCTTCCGCGGGATCGCCGCGCTCAGTGACGTCGACATCGACGTGACGGAGGGGACCGTGCTGGGCATCATCGGTCCCAACGGCGCGGGGAAGACGACGTTCTTCAACGTCGTGGCCGGGGCGTTCAAGCCCGACACGGGAAGCGTGACCCTCGACGGGAAGGACATCACCGGGTTCCCGGCGCACAAGGTGGCGCGGGCCGGGATGACCAGGACGTTCCAGCTGATGCGCCCGTTCGCGACGCTGAGCGTGCTGGAGAACGTGGCGATCGCGGCCTCGGTGGGCGGAGGATCGCAGCGGGCGGCGCGCAGACGGGCCGAGGAGGTCGTCGCGTCGGTCGGGATGGACGAGTGGGCCGACACGGTCGCCGGCACCCTGCACACGGCCGCGCTCAAGCGGCTCGAGCTGGCGCGGGCGATCGCGACCAGGCCGCGGGTGCTGCTGCTCGACGAGGTGCTGGCCGGGTTGGTGCCGACCGAGCGGCAGCCGGTGCTCGACCTGCTGGCGAGCCTGCGCGACGAGCAGGGGCTGAGCCTGGTGTTCGTCGAGCACATCATGGCGGCGGTGATGCGGCTGTCCGACTCGGTCGTGGTGTTCGACCGCGGCCGGGTGATCGCCCGCGGAGCGCCGGCCGAGGTCGTCGACGACCCCGCGGTGGTCGAGGCGTACCTGGGTACGGCCCCGTCGACGGGGGAGACGACCGATGAGTGA
- a CDS encoding ABC transporter ATP-binding protein: MSDQGLRIEEVSAGYSGLQILHGISLHVDAGELVSIVGANGAGKSTTLRLISGLLRASAGTVTYAGERIDGRRPHEIVRRGVVQVSEGRDLFGPMSVDENLRLGAWTVRSGVDELLDEVYALFPALAERRRQAAQTMSGGQQQMLAIGRALMSRPKLLMLDEPSTGLSPKLTWEVLEAVRSIRDRGVAVLLVEQNAAQALGISDRAYVLESGTIVLDGPGSALAEDARVRKAYLGL, encoded by the coding sequence ATGAGTGACCAGGGACTGCGGATCGAGGAGGTCTCGGCCGGGTACTCCGGGCTGCAGATCCTGCACGGGATCTCGCTGCACGTCGACGCGGGCGAGCTGGTGTCGATCGTCGGCGCCAACGGCGCCGGGAAGTCGACCACGCTGCGGCTGATCAGCGGACTGCTCCGCGCGTCCGCGGGCACCGTGACCTACGCCGGGGAACGCATCGACGGGCGGCGCCCGCACGAGATCGTGCGCCGCGGGGTCGTGCAGGTCTCGGAGGGCCGGGACCTGTTCGGCCCGATGAGTGTGGACGAGAACCTGCGCCTCGGCGCCTGGACCGTCCGGTCCGGCGTGGACGAACTCCTGGACGAGGTCTACGCGCTGTTCCCCGCGCTCGCCGAGCGGCGCAGGCAGGCCGCGCAGACGATGAGCGGTGGCCAGCAGCAGATGCTGGCGATCGGGCGGGCGCTGATGAGTCGTCCGAAGCTGCTGATGCTCGACGAGCCCTCGACCGGGCTGTCGCCGAAGCTCACCTGGGAGGTGCTCGAGGCGGTGCGCTCGATCCGGGACCGCGGCGTGGCCGTCCTGCTCGTCGAGCAGAACGCCGCCCAGGCGCTCGGCATCTCCGACCGGGCGTACGTGCTGGAGAGCGGCACGATCGTGCTCGACGGCCCGGGATCCGCGCTGGCCGAGGACGCCCGGGTGCGGAAGGCTTACCTCGGCCTATGA
- a CDS encoding MmgE/PrpD family protein has protein sequence MSTSPVDDLAAWAAGLRTVDLPGGVTDRLETVLASVLGVTLVGSAGRSALVEAWDPPPGPSVLIGTGRSTTPDAAAWLNATALVSLELDEGNRFAGGHPAAHGWPAVLALAGARDADGPTTAAALVVAYEVAARFGRATRLRPGTHPHGTWGATGAAAGCARLLGLSADAMAAAIDTAAGMAIAGPFVAALDGNPVRDEWVGAANQSGLAAARLAAAGAARDTGIARHSLGGLLGTFDPGPLNEGLGERWDLELGYFKRHASCAYTHPTADAVLDLRPRVPLEDVERVDVETYTAAAALDRVDCPTRLAAMFSVPFVVATALREGAVRPDAFARIDAARPLMARVHLTVAPDLDAAVPEHRGARVRVTLRSGDVVTAAVADPIGDTARGPFGAADVEALLADLLGSAADAERVCAVARELPWLGSVRRALRELP, from the coding sequence ATGAGCACGTCACCGGTGGACGACCTGGCCGCCTGGGCGGCCGGGCTCCGCACGGTCGACCTGCCCGGTGGGGTCACCGACCGGCTGGAGACCGTGCTGGCGAGCGTGCTCGGCGTGACGCTCGTCGGATCGGCGGGGCGCTCGGCGCTGGTCGAGGCGTGGGATCCGCCGCCGGGCCCGAGCGTCCTGATCGGAACCGGCCGGTCGACGACGCCGGACGCGGCGGCCTGGCTGAACGCGACCGCGCTGGTGAGCCTGGAACTCGACGAGGGCAACCGGTTCGCCGGTGGGCACCCGGCGGCGCACGGCTGGCCGGCGGTGCTGGCGCTGGCCGGTGCCCGGGACGCGGACGGGCCGACGACGGCGGCGGCGCTCGTCGTCGCGTACGAGGTGGCGGCGCGGTTCGGCCGGGCGACGCGGCTGCGCCCCGGCACCCATCCGCACGGGACCTGGGGCGCGACCGGTGCGGCCGCGGGGTGTGCCCGCCTGCTCGGGCTGTCTGCCGACGCGATGGCCGCCGCGATCGACACCGCGGCCGGGATGGCGATCGCGGGGCCGTTCGTGGCGGCCCTCGACGGCAACCCGGTGCGTGACGAGTGGGTCGGCGCCGCCAACCAGAGCGGGCTGGCCGCCGCCCGCCTGGCCGCCGCCGGGGCGGCCCGCGACACCGGCATCGCCCGGCACTCGCTCGGCGGCCTGCTGGGAACGTTCGACCCGGGCCCGCTGAACGAGGGGCTCGGGGAGCGGTGGGACCTGGAGCTGGGGTACTTCAAGCGGCACGCGTCGTGCGCGTACACCCACCCGACCGCCGACGCGGTGCTCGACCTGCGGCCCCGCGTGCCGCTCGAGGACGTCGAACGCGTCGACGTCGAGACCTACACCGCGGCCGCGGCCCTCGACCGGGTCGACTGCCCCACCCGGCTGGCCGCGATGTTCTCGGTGCCCTTCGTCGTCGCGACCGCCCTGCGTGAGGGGGCCGTCCGCCCCGACGCGTTCGCCCGGATCGACGCCGCCCGGCCACTGATGGCGCGCGTCCACCTGACCGTCGCACCCGACCTCGACGCCGCCGTGCCCGAGCACCGCGGCGCACGGGTCCGGGTGACGCTGCGCTCCGGCGACGTCGTGACCGCCGCGGTCGCCGACCCGATCGGCGACACCGCCCGGGGCCCGTTCGGCGCCGCCGACGTCGAGGCCCTGCTCGCCGACCTGCTCGGCTCGGCCGCCGACGCCGAACGCGTCTGCGCGGTCGCCAGGGAGCTGCCCTGGCTGGGCTCGGTCCGTCGGGCGCTGCGTGAGCTCCCGTGA
- a CDS encoding aspartate/glutamate racemase family protein produces MRIYAVTPLHVGAQELARRQERYDWIAPDGVVVDLHDLPFGAPMSLETPADMRSSERYVVEALAGAPAGYDAVMPDCVLDPGVAAMQADPAFGIVIGVLRVTVAHAAAVGETVAAVVRNTAIADEMRAVVDGYGWGAVVTPVRTLDLDFAAVADGDRWRERLAGAAAELAGSGAAALINGCSAVGLGAAEGAAPIPVVDPVIRTLRLVAAGAAA; encoded by the coding sequence ATGCGGATCTACGCCGTGACACCCCTGCACGTCGGCGCCCAGGAACTCGCCCGGCGGCAGGAGCGCTACGACTGGATCGCGCCGGACGGCGTCGTCGTGGACCTGCACGACCTGCCGTTCGGCGCGCCGATGTCGCTCGAGACGCCCGCGGACATGCGGTCCTCGGAGCGGTACGTCGTCGAGGCGCTGGCCGGAGCGCCGGCGGGATACGACGCGGTGATGCCCGACTGCGTGCTCGACCCCGGGGTCGCGGCCATGCAGGCCGACCCGGCGTTCGGGATCGTGATCGGCGTCCTGCGGGTGACGGTCGCGCACGCCGCGGCGGTAGGGGAGACGGTGGCCGCGGTCGTCCGGAACACCGCGATCGCCGACGAGATGCGCGCGGTCGTGGACGGGTACGGCTGGGGTGCGGTGGTCACCCCGGTGCGGACGCTGGACCTGGACTTCGCCGCGGTCGCCGACGGGGACCGATGGCGCGAACGACTGGCCGGCGCCGCGGCCGAACTGGCGGGCTCCGGCGCGGCCGCGCTGATCAACGGCTGCTCCGCGGTCGGGCTCGGTGCCGCCGAGGGGGCGGCGCCGATCCCGGTCGTCGACCCGGTGATCCGCACGCTGCGCCTGGTCGCCGCGGGAGCCGCGGCATGA
- a CDS encoding FAD-dependent oxidoreductase → MSADGPDLVVVGAGGGLFAALRAAERGLSVLVVEASPHYRRGNNTSMCTAMVPGVGTRWQRAAGIEDSVELFVDDVRRKTGGAGDERLARALAEVSAELVEWMADTAGFEMSLMTDMNYPGHSVERCHTIPERHGAALVDRLTRLADASELIDVLVPARVTDVLLDDDGAARAVVAGDEEIPTRAVLLATNGFGADRDLVREHLPEIAAATYHGSETSRGDALRIGTGLGADTAFLDAYQGHAALSAKASTLLGWATIVHGGIMLDATGRRFGRETSGYSEFGPALAARPGATGWIVYDQGVHDECLPFTDFRHCVEAGAELRASSPEELADVTGLPVEGVRSELAEIERLDGKPDRFGRTFTRALRAPYAAVRVLPALFHTQGGLVVDGRARVLRPDGGTIPGLYASGGAAAGISGHGAAGYLAGNGLLPAFGLAYLAADAVADERAAR, encoded by the coding sequence ATGAGCGCCGACGGGCCGGACCTCGTGGTGGTGGGCGCGGGGGGCGGGTTGTTCGCGGCGCTGCGCGCGGCCGAGCGGGGGCTGAGCGTGCTCGTGGTCGAGGCCAGCCCGCACTACCGGCGGGGCAACAACACCTCGATGTGCACCGCGATGGTGCCGGGCGTCGGCACGCGGTGGCAGCGCGCCGCCGGCATCGAGGACTCCGTGGAGCTCTTCGTCGACGACGTCCGCCGCAAGACCGGCGGCGCCGGCGACGAACGGCTGGCGCGGGCGCTGGCCGAGGTGAGCGCCGAACTGGTCGAGTGGATGGCCGACACCGCCGGCTTCGAGATGTCGCTGATGACCGACATGAACTACCCGGGGCACTCGGTCGAACGCTGCCACACGATCCCCGAACGCCACGGCGCCGCGCTCGTCGACCGCCTCACCCGCCTGGCCGACGCCAGCGAGCTGATCGACGTGCTGGTGCCGGCCCGCGTCACCGACGTCCTGCTCGACGACGACGGCGCGGCGCGTGCGGTCGTCGCCGGGGACGAGGAGATCCCGACCCGGGCCGTGCTGCTGGCCACCAACGGCTTCGGCGCCGACCGCGACCTGGTCCGCGAACACCTGCCGGAGATCGCCGCGGCGACCTACCACGGCAGCGAGACCTCCCGCGGCGACGCGTTGCGCATCGGCACCGGCCTCGGTGCCGACACCGCGTTCCTCGACGCCTACCAGGGCCACGCCGCCCTCTCGGCGAAGGCCTCGACGCTGCTCGGCTGGGCGACGATCGTCCACGGCGGGATCATGCTCGACGCCACCGGACGGCGCTTCGGCCGCGAGACCAGCGGTTACTCCGAGTTCGGCCCCGCCCTCGCGGCGCGCCCCGGCGCGACCGGCTGGATCGTCTACGACCAGGGTGTGCACGACGAGTGCCTGCCGTTCACCGATTTCCGGCACTGCGTCGAGGCGGGTGCGGAGCTCCGGGCGTCCTCGCCGGAGGAGCTGGCCGACGTGACCGGGCTGCCGGTGGAGGGCGTCCGGTCCGAGCTGGCCGAGATCGAGCGGCTGGACGGGAAGCCCGACCGGTTCGGGCGCACGTTCACGCGGGCGCTGCGGGCGCCGTACGCGGCGGTCCGGGTGCTGCCCGCGTTGTTCCACACCCAGGGTGGCCTGGTCGTGGACGGCCGGGCCCGGGTGCTGCGCCCCGACGGCGGCACGATCCCCGGCCTCTACGCCTCCGGCGGGGCCGCGGCGGGCATCTCCGGGCACGGGGCCGCCGGTTACCTGGCCGGCAACGGCCTGCTCCCGGCGTTCGGCCTCGCGTACCTGGCCGCCGACGCGGTCGCCGACGAAAGGGCAGCGCGGTGA
- a CDS encoding HpcH/HpaI aldolase/citrate lyase family protein: MIRPVRSYLYVPGDRADRLLGARTRGADALIVDMEDAVAPANKQAARELVADWLTPEPGPQVWVRINAESTTDDLAAVVRPGLDGVVVPKADPDVLAAVDARLTALGSDAAVLPLVESAAGLVRVAEIAAAPRVLRLGIGEADLIADLGLRPGPDRAELAPVRLQVVVASAAAGIARPVGATSTDFRDTDAFRESARTLARQGFRGRTAIHPAQVPVIHEVFTPTDDEVATARDVLDRFDAAGGGGAVDARGRFIDAAVVRSAREVVALSAGR; this comes from the coding sequence GTGATCCGGCCGGTCCGCAGTTACCTCTACGTGCCGGGCGACCGTGCCGACCGCCTGCTCGGCGCGCGGACCCGCGGTGCCGACGCGCTGATCGTCGACATGGAGGACGCGGTCGCGCCGGCGAACAAGCAGGCCGCCCGCGAGCTGGTGGCCGACTGGCTCACCCCGGAGCCCGGGCCCCAGGTGTGGGTGCGGATCAACGCCGAGAGCACCACCGACGACCTGGCCGCGGTCGTGCGGCCCGGGCTCGACGGCGTCGTCGTGCCGAAAGCCGACCCGGACGTGCTGGCCGCGGTCGACGCCCGCCTCACCGCCCTCGGCTCGGACGCGGCCGTGCTGCCGCTCGTCGAGTCCGCGGCCGGCCTGGTCCGGGTCGCGGAGATCGCGGCGGCGCCCCGGGTGCTCCGGCTGGGCATCGGCGAGGCCGACCTGATCGCCGACCTCGGCCTGCGCCCCGGCCCGGACCGCGCCGAGCTGGCCCCGGTCCGCCTGCAGGTCGTGGTCGCCTCGGCCGCGGCCGGCATCGCGCGCCCGGTCGGCGCGACCTCCACCGACTTCCGCGACACCGACGCGTTCCGCGAGAGCGCCCGCACGCTGGCCCGCCAGGGCTTCCGCGGCCGCACCGCGATCCATCCCGCGCAGGTCCCGGTGATCCACGAGGTGTTCACGCCCACCGACGACGAGGTGGCGACCGCCCGGGACGTCCTCGATCGCTTCGACGCCGCCGGCGGCGGTGGCGCGGTGGACGCCCGGGGCCGGTTCATCGACGCCGCCGTCGTCCGCTCCGCCCGCGAGGTGGTGGCGCTCTCGGCCGGCCGCTGA
- a CDS encoding HAF repeat-containing protein: MRSLLCGVVAAALLVPAGTASAADRAIVTVTRLPVPAGTTGSSAADVNDAGVVVGTADVRGVSQALRWAGGSFTRLPASATLPEARAARITDSGLVVGSIESADTTQRGIRYWAPGGATTDCALATGFPLGVTDVNDRGDALIWVGTGPRAFTYAVCHPDGTSTATNLLGAGGIDDTGRVAGFRNAGASTNFQYVPVVAADGTAADLPVPAGQSAVADDIAPDGTVVGSLGTSTWGSFGPVYTPRKAVAWIDGEIVELGGTSATGISRTGDVVGTLTTAGGSTHAFLWRAGRRTDLGTLGGDRSFPNAVNDRGQVVGTSTTASGATHGFRWSAGRLVDLGGPSGTAAAVNDAGVVVGSVTTTSGVTRAVRWTIR, translated from the coding sequence ATGCGATCACTGCTCTGCGGGGTCGTCGCCGCCGCGCTGCTCGTCCCGGCCGGAACCGCCTCGGCCGCCGACCGGGCGATCGTCACGGTCACCCGGCTCCCGGTCCCGGCCGGGACGACGGGCTCGAGCGCCGCCGACGTCAACGACGCCGGCGTCGTGGTCGGGACCGCCGACGTCCGCGGCGTCTCGCAGGCGCTGCGCTGGGCCGGGGGCTCGTTCACCCGCCTGCCGGCGTCGGCCACGCTTCCCGAGGCCCGGGCCGCCCGGATCACCGACTCGGGCCTGGTCGTCGGGTCGATCGAGTCGGCCGACACCACCCAGCGGGGCATCCGGTACTGGGCGCCCGGCGGCGCGACCACCGACTGCGCCCTGGCCACCGGTTTCCCGCTCGGCGTCACCGACGTCAACGACCGGGGCGACGCGCTGATCTGGGTGGGGACCGGCCCCCGGGCGTTCACCTACGCGGTCTGCCACCCCGACGGCACCAGCACCGCCACGAACCTGCTGGGCGCCGGCGGGATCGACGACACCGGGCGGGTGGCCGGCTTCCGGAACGCCGGTGCGTCGACGAACTTCCAGTACGTCCCGGTGGTCGCCGCGGACGGCACCGCGGCCGACCTGCCGGTGCCCGCCGGCCAGTCCGCGGTGGCCGACGACATCGCGCCGGACGGCACGGTGGTCGGCTCCCTCGGTACGTCGACCTGGGGCAGCTTCGGCCCGGTCTACACGCCTCGGAAAGCCGTGGCCTGGATCGACGGCGAGATCGTCGAGCTCGGCGGCACCAGCGCGACCGGGATCTCCCGGACCGGGGACGTCGTCGGCACGCTCACCACGGCGGGCGGGTCGACCCACGCGTTCCTCTGGCGGGCCGGCCGCCGGACCGACCTGGGCACGCTCGGCGGCGATCGCAGCTTCCCGAACGCGGTCAACGATCGCGGTCAGGTCGTCGGCACGAGCACGACCGCGAGCGGGGCCACGCACGGGTTCCGCTGGAGCGCGGGCCGCCTGGTCGACCTCGGCGGCCCGTCCGGCACCGCCGCCGCGGTGAACGACGCCGGGGTCGTGGTGGGCTCCGTGACCACGACGTCCGGCGTCACCCGCGCCGTGCGGTGGACGATTCGCTAG